A window from Citrus sinensis cultivar Valencia sweet orange chromosome 3, DVS_A1.0, whole genome shotgun sequence encodes these proteins:
- the LOC102615612 gene encoding putative GTP diphosphokinase RSH1, chloroplastic isoform X2 produces the protein MASAASMSVSVECVNICKLPKGDGSGRYYDCSVLSCAWKAPRALTGFLASTTHPAHSSSLSLGPTGRRNRINSRCEAFDVGSWCTEGSDLVLLGKLPRSSLLHVACKRWRLCLSPSVSSDAFKEDSPERLWEDLRPTISYLSPNELELVRRALMLAFEAHDGQKRRSGEPFIIHPVEVARILGELELDWESIAAGLLHDTVEDTNVVTFERIEEEFGATVRRIVEGETKVSKLGKLKCKNENHSVQDVKADDLRQMFLAMTEEVRVIIVKLADRLHNMRTLSHMPPHKQSSIATETLQVFAPLAKLLGMYQIKSELENLSFMYTNAEDYAKVKRRVADLYKEHEKELEEANKILMKKIEDDQFLDLMTVKTEIRSVCKEPYSIYKAVLKSRGSINEVNQIAQLRIIIKPKPCSGVGPLCSPQQICYHVLGLVHGIWTPIPRAMKDYIATPKPNGYQSLHTTLIPFLYESMFRLEVQIRTEEMDLIAERGIAAHYSGRVFVTGLVGHARPNGRSPRGKTVCLNNANIALRISWLNAIREWQEEFVGNMTSREFVDTITRDLLGSRVFVFTPRGEIKNLPKGATVVDYAYMIHTEIGNKMVAAKVNGNLVSPTHVLANAEVVEIITYNALSSKSAFQRHKQWLEHAKTRSARHKIMKFLREQAALSASEITADTVGDFVADSGEESEVEDLSDGSKQDKPLWEKILMNVVQMSSPVRNSKAVCSDDNASLWAPKVNGKHNKRVHYVGSKAEGELSSQENSFAKMMHANVPMYKEVLPGLESWQASKIATWHNLEGHSIQWFSVVCIDRRGIMADVTTALATVGVTICSCVAEIDRGRGIAVMLFHVEGNLESLVACQMLMLAQVWI, from the exons ATGGCTTCCGCTGCTTCCATGTCAG TGTCAGTGGAATGCGTTAACATTTGTAAGTTACCAAAAGGCGATGGAAGTGGAAGATATTATGACTGCAGCGTTCTCTCGTGTGCTTGGAAAGCTCCGAGAGCTCTGACCGGATTTCTTGCCAGCACTACGCATCCTGCTCACTCTTCATCATTATCGCTTGGTCCAACCGGCAGACGAAATCGAATCAATTCT AGATGCGAAGCCTTTGATGTGGGAAGTTGGTGCACTGAAGGTTCTGACCTTGTTCTTCTTGGCAAACTCCCTAGGTCAAGTTTACTTCATGTTGCCTGTAAAAGATGGCGGCTGTGTTTGTCTCCATCTGTCTCTTCGGATGCCTTCAAAGAGGATTCTCCTGAAAGGTTGTGGGAG GATCTTAGGCCCACCATATCATACCTTTCACCTAATGAATTGGAATTGGTCCGTAGAGCTCTGATG TTGGCTTTTGAGGCGCATGATGGTCAGAAAAGACGGAGTGGAGAGCCTTTCATCATTCATCCAGTTGAAGTTGCTCGTATTCTGGGTGAACTT GAACTGGATTGGGAATCTATTGCTGCGGGATTACTACATGACACAGTTGAAGATACAAATGTTGTTACTTTTGAAAGAATAGAGGAGGAGTTTGGAGCTACTGTACGCCGCATTGTAGAGGGAGAGACTAAg GTATCAAAGCTGGGAAAATTAAAGTGTAAGAATGAAAACCATTCAGTGCAAGATGTTAAAGCTGATGACCTACGGCAAATGTTTCTAGCCATGACTGAGGAG GTCCGTGTTATCATAGTCAAATTGGCTGATAGATTGCATAACATGCGCACTCTTTCACACATGCCTCCACATAAGCAG TCCAGCATTGCAACGGAGACATTGCAGGTCTTTGCTCCCTTGGCAAAATTGTTAGGGATGTACCAAATTAAG TCTGAACTTGAAAATCTATCCTTTATGTACACAAATGCTGAAGATTATGCCAAGGTCAAAAGAAGAGTTGCAGACCTCTATAAAGAACATGAAAAAGAACTTGAGGAG GCgaacaaaattttgatgaagaagatTGAGGATGATCAGTTCTTGGACCTTATGACTGTCAAAACTGAAATTCGCTCTGTATGTAAGGAGCCTTACAG TATTTACAAAGCTGTGCTCAAATCAAGAGGTTCAATCAATGAGGTTAACCAAATTGCACAg CTTCGAATAATCATAAAACCAAAGCCATGTAGTGGTGTTGGGCCTTTGTGCAGTCCTCAGCAG ATATGCTACCATGTGCTTGGGTTGGTACATGGAATTTGGACCCCCATTCCTCGAGCT ATGAAAGATTACATTGCAACCCCAAAGCCTAATGGCTACCAAAGTCTCCACACAACCTTGATTCCATTTTTGTATGAGAGTATGTTTCGACTGGAAGTTCAG ATAAGAACTGAAGAGATGGATCTGATTGCCGAAAGAGGCATCGCTGCTCATTATAGTGGGAGAGTTTTTGTTACTGGTTTGGTTGGGCACGCAAGGCCTAATGGTAGAAGTCCAAGGGGAAAGACAGTTTGCCTTAACAATGCTAATATTGCGCTGAGG ATTAGCTGGCTCAATGCAATTAGAGAATGGCAAGAAGAGTTCGTGGGCAACATGACATCTAGAGAATTTGTAGATACCATTACAAGAGATCTCTTAGGTAGTCGAGTCTTCGTTTTTACGCCAAGGGGAGAG ATTAAAAATCTGCCTAAAGGAGCGACAGTTGTTGACTATGCTTACATGATACACACTGAAATTGGCAACAAGATGGTTGCTGCAAAG GTCAATGGGAATCTTGTTTCTCCAACACATGTGCTTGCCAATGCTGAAGTTGTGGAGATAATCACCTATAAT GCGCTCTCAAGTAAATCAGCTTTCCAAAGGCATAAGCAGTGGTTGGAACATGCTAAAACACGAAGTGCCAGACACAAAATTATGAAG TTTTTAAGGGAGCAAGCTGCACTATCTGCTTCAGAAATTACAGCAGATACTGTAGGTGACTTCGTTGCTGATTCTGGAGAGGAGAGTGAAGTAGAAGATCTCTCAGATGGTTCCAAACAGGACAAACCTTTGTGGGAGAAAATCCTTATGAATGTTGTCCAAATGTCGTCACCTGTCAGAAATTCTAAAGCTGTCTGTTCTGATGACAATGCTAGCCTTTGGGCTCCAAAAGTCAACggaaaacataacaagcgtgTGCATTATGTTGGTTCAAAAGCTGAGGGGGAGTTGTCATCTCAAGAAAATAGTTTTGCCAAAATGATGCATGCTAATGTTCCAATGTATAAGGAAGTTTTGCCCGGATTAGAAAGCTGGCAAGCCAGTAAAATTGCCACTTGGCACAATCTCGAGGGGCACTCTATCCAATGGTTTAGTGTGGTGTGCATAGATCGAAGAG GCATCATGGCTGACGTCACAACGGCATTGGCAACTGTAGGTGTCACTATATGTTCTTGTGTG GCTGAAATTGACAGGGGAAGGGGAATAGCTGTCATGCTGTTTCATGTCGAAGGGAACCTTGAGAGTTTGGTAGCGTGCCAAAT GTTAATGCTTGCTCAAGTGTGGATTTAA
- the LOC102615612 gene encoding putative GTP diphosphokinase RSH1, chloroplastic isoform X4 gives MLAFEAHDGQKRRSGEPFIIHPVEVARILGELELDWESIAAGLLHDTVEDTNVVTFERIEEEFGATVRRIVEGETKVSKLGKLKCKNENHSVQDVKADDLRQMFLAMTEEVRVIIVKLADRLHNMRTLSHMPPHKQSSIATETLQVFAPLAKLLGMYQIKSELENLSFMYTNAEDYAKVKRRVADLYKEHEKELEEANKILMKKIEDDQFLDLMTVKTEIRSVCKEPYSIYKAVLKSRGSINEVNQIAQLRIIIKPKPCSGVGPLCSPQQICYHVLGLVHGIWTPIPRAMKDYIATPKPNGYQSLHTTLIPFLYESMFRLEVQIRTEEMDLIAERGIAAHYSGRVFVTGLVGHARPNGRSPRGKTVCLNNANIALRISWLNAIREWQEEFVGNMTSREFVDTITRDLLGSRVFVFTPRGEIKNLPKGATVVDYAYMIHTEIGNKMVAAKVNGNLVSPTHVLANAEVVEIITYNALSSKSAFQRHKQWLEHAKTRSARHKIMKFLREQAALSASEITADTVGDFVADSGEESEVEDLSDGSKQDKPLWEKILMNVVQMSSPVRNSKAVCSDDNASLWAPKVNGKHNKRVHYVGSKAEGELSSQENSFAKMMHANVPMYKEVLPGLESWQASKIATWHNLEGHSIQWFSVVCIDRRGIMADVTTALATVGVTICSCVAEIDRGRGIAVMLFHVEGNLESLVNACSSVDLILGVLGWSTGCSWPSSKEDWQFHEC, from the exons ATG TTGGCTTTTGAGGCGCATGATGGTCAGAAAAGACGGAGTGGAGAGCCTTTCATCATTCATCCAGTTGAAGTTGCTCGTATTCTGGGTGAACTT GAACTGGATTGGGAATCTATTGCTGCGGGATTACTACATGACACAGTTGAAGATACAAATGTTGTTACTTTTGAAAGAATAGAGGAGGAGTTTGGAGCTACTGTACGCCGCATTGTAGAGGGAGAGACTAAg GTATCAAAGCTGGGAAAATTAAAGTGTAAGAATGAAAACCATTCAGTGCAAGATGTTAAAGCTGATGACCTACGGCAAATGTTTCTAGCCATGACTGAGGAG GTCCGTGTTATCATAGTCAAATTGGCTGATAGATTGCATAACATGCGCACTCTTTCACACATGCCTCCACATAAGCAG TCCAGCATTGCAACGGAGACATTGCAGGTCTTTGCTCCCTTGGCAAAATTGTTAGGGATGTACCAAATTAAG TCTGAACTTGAAAATCTATCCTTTATGTACACAAATGCTGAAGATTATGCCAAGGTCAAAAGAAGAGTTGCAGACCTCTATAAAGAACATGAAAAAGAACTTGAGGAG GCgaacaaaattttgatgaagaagatTGAGGATGATCAGTTCTTGGACCTTATGACTGTCAAAACTGAAATTCGCTCTGTATGTAAGGAGCCTTACAG TATTTACAAAGCTGTGCTCAAATCAAGAGGTTCAATCAATGAGGTTAACCAAATTGCACAg CTTCGAATAATCATAAAACCAAAGCCATGTAGTGGTGTTGGGCCTTTGTGCAGTCCTCAGCAG ATATGCTACCATGTGCTTGGGTTGGTACATGGAATTTGGACCCCCATTCCTCGAGCT ATGAAAGATTACATTGCAACCCCAAAGCCTAATGGCTACCAAAGTCTCCACACAACCTTGATTCCATTTTTGTATGAGAGTATGTTTCGACTGGAAGTTCAG ATAAGAACTGAAGAGATGGATCTGATTGCCGAAAGAGGCATCGCTGCTCATTATAGTGGGAGAGTTTTTGTTACTGGTTTGGTTGGGCACGCAAGGCCTAATGGTAGAAGTCCAAGGGGAAAGACAGTTTGCCTTAACAATGCTAATATTGCGCTGAGG ATTAGCTGGCTCAATGCAATTAGAGAATGGCAAGAAGAGTTCGTGGGCAACATGACATCTAGAGAATTTGTAGATACCATTACAAGAGATCTCTTAGGTAGTCGAGTCTTCGTTTTTACGCCAAGGGGAGAG ATTAAAAATCTGCCTAAAGGAGCGACAGTTGTTGACTATGCTTACATGATACACACTGAAATTGGCAACAAGATGGTTGCTGCAAAG GTCAATGGGAATCTTGTTTCTCCAACACATGTGCTTGCCAATGCTGAAGTTGTGGAGATAATCACCTATAAT GCGCTCTCAAGTAAATCAGCTTTCCAAAGGCATAAGCAGTGGTTGGAACATGCTAAAACACGAAGTGCCAGACACAAAATTATGAAG TTTTTAAGGGAGCAAGCTGCACTATCTGCTTCAGAAATTACAGCAGATACTGTAGGTGACTTCGTTGCTGATTCTGGAGAGGAGAGTGAAGTAGAAGATCTCTCAGATGGTTCCAAACAGGACAAACCTTTGTGGGAGAAAATCCTTATGAATGTTGTCCAAATGTCGTCACCTGTCAGAAATTCTAAAGCTGTCTGTTCTGATGACAATGCTAGCCTTTGGGCTCCAAAAGTCAACggaaaacataacaagcgtgTGCATTATGTTGGTTCAAAAGCTGAGGGGGAGTTGTCATCTCAAGAAAATAGTTTTGCCAAAATGATGCATGCTAATGTTCCAATGTATAAGGAAGTTTTGCCCGGATTAGAAAGCTGGCAAGCCAGTAAAATTGCCACTTGGCACAATCTCGAGGGGCACTCTATCCAATGGTTTAGTGTGGTGTGCATAGATCGAAGAG GCATCATGGCTGACGTCACAACGGCATTGGCAACTGTAGGTGTCACTATATGTTCTTGTGTG GCTGAAATTGACAGGGGAAGGGGAATAGCTGTCATGCTGTTTCATGTCGAAGGGAACCTTGAGAGTTTG GTTAATGCTTGCTCAAGTGTGGATTTAATCCTGGGTGTATTGGGATGGTCTACGGGTTGCAGCTGGCCAAGCTCCAAAGAAGACTGGCAATTTCATGAATGCTAA
- the LOC102615612 gene encoding putative GTP diphosphokinase RSH1, chloroplastic isoform X1 codes for MASAASMSVSVECVNICKLPKGDGSGRYYDCSVLSCAWKAPRALTGFLASTTHPAHSSSLSLGPTGRRNRINSRCEAFDVGSWCTEGSDLVLLGKLPRSSLLHVACKRWRLCLSPSVSSDAFKEDSPERLWEDLRPTISYLSPNELELVRRALMLAFEAHDGQKRRSGEPFIIHPVEVARILGELELDWESIAAGLLHDTVEDTNVVTFERIEEEFGATVRRIVEGETKVSKLGKLKCKNENHSVQDVKADDLRQMFLAMTEEVRVIIVKLADRLHNMRTLSHMPPHKQSSIATETLQVFAPLAKLLGMYQIKSELENLSFMYTNAEDYAKVKRRVADLYKEHEKELEEANKILMKKIEDDQFLDLMTVKTEIRSVCKEPYSIYKAVLKSRGSINEVNQIAQLRIIIKPKPCSGVGPLCSPQQICYHVLGLVHGIWTPIPRAMKDYIATPKPNGYQSLHTTLIPFLYESMFRLEVQIRTEEMDLIAERGIAAHYSGRVFVTGLVGHARPNGRSPRGKTVCLNNANIALRISWLNAIREWQEEFVGNMTSREFVDTITRDLLGSRVFVFTPRGEIKNLPKGATVVDYAYMIHTEIGNKMVAAKVNGNLVSPTHVLANAEVVEIITYNALSSKSAFQRHKQWLEHAKTRSARHKIMKFLREQAALSASEITADTVGDFVADSGEESEVEDLSDGSKQDKPLWEKILMNVVQMSSPVRNSKAVCSDDNASLWAPKVNGKHNKRVHYVGSKAEGELSSQENSFAKMMHANVPMYKEVLPGLESWQASKIATWHNLEGHSIQWFSVVCIDRRGIMADVTTALATVGVTICSCVAEIDRGRGIAVMLFHVEGNLESLVNACSSVDLILGVLGWSTGCSWPSSKEDWQFHEC; via the exons ATGGCTTCCGCTGCTTCCATGTCAG TGTCAGTGGAATGCGTTAACATTTGTAAGTTACCAAAAGGCGATGGAAGTGGAAGATATTATGACTGCAGCGTTCTCTCGTGTGCTTGGAAAGCTCCGAGAGCTCTGACCGGATTTCTTGCCAGCACTACGCATCCTGCTCACTCTTCATCATTATCGCTTGGTCCAACCGGCAGACGAAATCGAATCAATTCT AGATGCGAAGCCTTTGATGTGGGAAGTTGGTGCACTGAAGGTTCTGACCTTGTTCTTCTTGGCAAACTCCCTAGGTCAAGTTTACTTCATGTTGCCTGTAAAAGATGGCGGCTGTGTTTGTCTCCATCTGTCTCTTCGGATGCCTTCAAAGAGGATTCTCCTGAAAGGTTGTGGGAG GATCTTAGGCCCACCATATCATACCTTTCACCTAATGAATTGGAATTGGTCCGTAGAGCTCTGATG TTGGCTTTTGAGGCGCATGATGGTCAGAAAAGACGGAGTGGAGAGCCTTTCATCATTCATCCAGTTGAAGTTGCTCGTATTCTGGGTGAACTT GAACTGGATTGGGAATCTATTGCTGCGGGATTACTACATGACACAGTTGAAGATACAAATGTTGTTACTTTTGAAAGAATAGAGGAGGAGTTTGGAGCTACTGTACGCCGCATTGTAGAGGGAGAGACTAAg GTATCAAAGCTGGGAAAATTAAAGTGTAAGAATGAAAACCATTCAGTGCAAGATGTTAAAGCTGATGACCTACGGCAAATGTTTCTAGCCATGACTGAGGAG GTCCGTGTTATCATAGTCAAATTGGCTGATAGATTGCATAACATGCGCACTCTTTCACACATGCCTCCACATAAGCAG TCCAGCATTGCAACGGAGACATTGCAGGTCTTTGCTCCCTTGGCAAAATTGTTAGGGATGTACCAAATTAAG TCTGAACTTGAAAATCTATCCTTTATGTACACAAATGCTGAAGATTATGCCAAGGTCAAAAGAAGAGTTGCAGACCTCTATAAAGAACATGAAAAAGAACTTGAGGAG GCgaacaaaattttgatgaagaagatTGAGGATGATCAGTTCTTGGACCTTATGACTGTCAAAACTGAAATTCGCTCTGTATGTAAGGAGCCTTACAG TATTTACAAAGCTGTGCTCAAATCAAGAGGTTCAATCAATGAGGTTAACCAAATTGCACAg CTTCGAATAATCATAAAACCAAAGCCATGTAGTGGTGTTGGGCCTTTGTGCAGTCCTCAGCAG ATATGCTACCATGTGCTTGGGTTGGTACATGGAATTTGGACCCCCATTCCTCGAGCT ATGAAAGATTACATTGCAACCCCAAAGCCTAATGGCTACCAAAGTCTCCACACAACCTTGATTCCATTTTTGTATGAGAGTATGTTTCGACTGGAAGTTCAG ATAAGAACTGAAGAGATGGATCTGATTGCCGAAAGAGGCATCGCTGCTCATTATAGTGGGAGAGTTTTTGTTACTGGTTTGGTTGGGCACGCAAGGCCTAATGGTAGAAGTCCAAGGGGAAAGACAGTTTGCCTTAACAATGCTAATATTGCGCTGAGG ATTAGCTGGCTCAATGCAATTAGAGAATGGCAAGAAGAGTTCGTGGGCAACATGACATCTAGAGAATTTGTAGATACCATTACAAGAGATCTCTTAGGTAGTCGAGTCTTCGTTTTTACGCCAAGGGGAGAG ATTAAAAATCTGCCTAAAGGAGCGACAGTTGTTGACTATGCTTACATGATACACACTGAAATTGGCAACAAGATGGTTGCTGCAAAG GTCAATGGGAATCTTGTTTCTCCAACACATGTGCTTGCCAATGCTGAAGTTGTGGAGATAATCACCTATAAT GCGCTCTCAAGTAAATCAGCTTTCCAAAGGCATAAGCAGTGGTTGGAACATGCTAAAACACGAAGTGCCAGACACAAAATTATGAAG TTTTTAAGGGAGCAAGCTGCACTATCTGCTTCAGAAATTACAGCAGATACTGTAGGTGACTTCGTTGCTGATTCTGGAGAGGAGAGTGAAGTAGAAGATCTCTCAGATGGTTCCAAACAGGACAAACCTTTGTGGGAGAAAATCCTTATGAATGTTGTCCAAATGTCGTCACCTGTCAGAAATTCTAAAGCTGTCTGTTCTGATGACAATGCTAGCCTTTGGGCTCCAAAAGTCAACggaaaacataacaagcgtgTGCATTATGTTGGTTCAAAAGCTGAGGGGGAGTTGTCATCTCAAGAAAATAGTTTTGCCAAAATGATGCATGCTAATGTTCCAATGTATAAGGAAGTTTTGCCCGGATTAGAAAGCTGGCAAGCCAGTAAAATTGCCACTTGGCACAATCTCGAGGGGCACTCTATCCAATGGTTTAGTGTGGTGTGCATAGATCGAAGAG GCATCATGGCTGACGTCACAACGGCATTGGCAACTGTAGGTGTCACTATATGTTCTTGTGTG GCTGAAATTGACAGGGGAAGGGGAATAGCTGTCATGCTGTTTCATGTCGAAGGGAACCTTGAGAGTTTG GTTAATGCTTGCTCAAGTGTGGATTTAATCCTGGGTGTATTGGGATGGTCTACGGGTTGCAGCTGGCCAAGCTCCAAAGAAGACTGGCAATTTCATGAATGCTAA
- the LOC102615612 gene encoding putative GTP diphosphokinase RSH1, chloroplastic isoform X3 — protein sequence MASAASMSVSVECVNICKLPKGDGSGRYYDCSVLSCAWKAPRALTGFLASTTHPAHSSSLSLGPTGRRNRINSRCEAFDVGSWCTEGSDLVLLGKLPRSSLLHVACKRWRLCLSPSVSSDAFKEDSPERLWEDLRPTISYLSPNELELVRRALMLAFEAHDGQKRRSGEPFIIHPVEVARILGELELDWESIAAGLLHDTVEDTNVVTFERIEEEFGATVRRIVEGETKVSKLGKLKCKNENHSVQDVKADDLRQMFLAMTEEVRVIIVKLADRLHNMRTLSHMPPHKQSSIATETLQVFAPLAKLLGMYQIKSELENLSFMYTNAEDYAKVKRRVADLYKEHEKELEEANKILMKKIEDDQFLDLMTVKTEIRSVCKEPYSIYKAVLKSRGSINEVNQIAQLRIIIKPKPCSGVGPLCSPQQICYHVLGLVHGIWTPIPRAMKDYIATPKPNGYQSLHTTLIPFLYESMFRLEVQIRTEEMDLIAERGIAAHYSGRVFVTGLVGHARPNGRSPRGKTVCLNNANIALRISWLNAIREWQEEFVGNMTSREFVDTITRDLLGSRVFVFTPRGEIKNLPKGATVVDYAYMIHTEIGNKMVAAKVNGNLVSPTHVLANAEVVEIITYNALSSKSAFQRHKQWLEHAKTRSARHKIMKFLREQAALSASEITADTVGDFVADSGEESEVEDLSDGSKQDKPLWEKILMNVVQMSSPVRNSKAVCSDDNASLWAPKVNGKHNKRVHYVGSKAEGELSSQENSFAKMMHANVPMYKEVLPGLESWQASKIATWHNLEGHSIQWFSVVCIDRRGNFHSVEIVMQSR from the exons ATGGCTTCCGCTGCTTCCATGTCAG TGTCAGTGGAATGCGTTAACATTTGTAAGTTACCAAAAGGCGATGGAAGTGGAAGATATTATGACTGCAGCGTTCTCTCGTGTGCTTGGAAAGCTCCGAGAGCTCTGACCGGATTTCTTGCCAGCACTACGCATCCTGCTCACTCTTCATCATTATCGCTTGGTCCAACCGGCAGACGAAATCGAATCAATTCT AGATGCGAAGCCTTTGATGTGGGAAGTTGGTGCACTGAAGGTTCTGACCTTGTTCTTCTTGGCAAACTCCCTAGGTCAAGTTTACTTCATGTTGCCTGTAAAAGATGGCGGCTGTGTTTGTCTCCATCTGTCTCTTCGGATGCCTTCAAAGAGGATTCTCCTGAAAGGTTGTGGGAG GATCTTAGGCCCACCATATCATACCTTTCACCTAATGAATTGGAATTGGTCCGTAGAGCTCTGATG TTGGCTTTTGAGGCGCATGATGGTCAGAAAAGACGGAGTGGAGAGCCTTTCATCATTCATCCAGTTGAAGTTGCTCGTATTCTGGGTGAACTT GAACTGGATTGGGAATCTATTGCTGCGGGATTACTACATGACACAGTTGAAGATACAAATGTTGTTACTTTTGAAAGAATAGAGGAGGAGTTTGGAGCTACTGTACGCCGCATTGTAGAGGGAGAGACTAAg GTATCAAAGCTGGGAAAATTAAAGTGTAAGAATGAAAACCATTCAGTGCAAGATGTTAAAGCTGATGACCTACGGCAAATGTTTCTAGCCATGACTGAGGAG GTCCGTGTTATCATAGTCAAATTGGCTGATAGATTGCATAACATGCGCACTCTTTCACACATGCCTCCACATAAGCAG TCCAGCATTGCAACGGAGACATTGCAGGTCTTTGCTCCCTTGGCAAAATTGTTAGGGATGTACCAAATTAAG TCTGAACTTGAAAATCTATCCTTTATGTACACAAATGCTGAAGATTATGCCAAGGTCAAAAGAAGAGTTGCAGACCTCTATAAAGAACATGAAAAAGAACTTGAGGAG GCgaacaaaattttgatgaagaagatTGAGGATGATCAGTTCTTGGACCTTATGACTGTCAAAACTGAAATTCGCTCTGTATGTAAGGAGCCTTACAG TATTTACAAAGCTGTGCTCAAATCAAGAGGTTCAATCAATGAGGTTAACCAAATTGCACAg CTTCGAATAATCATAAAACCAAAGCCATGTAGTGGTGTTGGGCCTTTGTGCAGTCCTCAGCAG ATATGCTACCATGTGCTTGGGTTGGTACATGGAATTTGGACCCCCATTCCTCGAGCT ATGAAAGATTACATTGCAACCCCAAAGCCTAATGGCTACCAAAGTCTCCACACAACCTTGATTCCATTTTTGTATGAGAGTATGTTTCGACTGGAAGTTCAG ATAAGAACTGAAGAGATGGATCTGATTGCCGAAAGAGGCATCGCTGCTCATTATAGTGGGAGAGTTTTTGTTACTGGTTTGGTTGGGCACGCAAGGCCTAATGGTAGAAGTCCAAGGGGAAAGACAGTTTGCCTTAACAATGCTAATATTGCGCTGAGG ATTAGCTGGCTCAATGCAATTAGAGAATGGCAAGAAGAGTTCGTGGGCAACATGACATCTAGAGAATTTGTAGATACCATTACAAGAGATCTCTTAGGTAGTCGAGTCTTCGTTTTTACGCCAAGGGGAGAG ATTAAAAATCTGCCTAAAGGAGCGACAGTTGTTGACTATGCTTACATGATACACACTGAAATTGGCAACAAGATGGTTGCTGCAAAG GTCAATGGGAATCTTGTTTCTCCAACACATGTGCTTGCCAATGCTGAAGTTGTGGAGATAATCACCTATAAT GCGCTCTCAAGTAAATCAGCTTTCCAAAGGCATAAGCAGTGGTTGGAACATGCTAAAACACGAAGTGCCAGACACAAAATTATGAAG TTTTTAAGGGAGCAAGCTGCACTATCTGCTTCAGAAATTACAGCAGATACTGTAGGTGACTTCGTTGCTGATTCTGGAGAGGAGAGTGAAGTAGAAGATCTCTCAGATGGTTCCAAACAGGACAAACCTTTGTGGGAGAAAATCCTTATGAATGTTGTCCAAATGTCGTCACCTGTCAGAAATTCTAAAGCTGTCTGTTCTGATGACAATGCTAGCCTTTGGGCTCCAAAAGTCAACggaaaacataacaagcgtgTGCATTATGTTGGTTCAAAAGCTGAGGGGGAGTTGTCATCTCAAGAAAATAGTTTTGCCAAAATGATGCATGCTAATGTTCCAATGTATAAGGAAGTTTTGCCCGGATTAGAAAGCTGGCAAGCCAGTAAAATTGCCACTTGGCACAATCTCGAGGGGCACTCTATCCAATGGTTTAGTGTGGTGTGCATAGATCGAAGAG GTAATTTTCATTCTGTAGAAATAGTCATGCAATCGCGATAG